From Pararhodobacter zhoushanensis, the proteins below share one genomic window:
- a CDS encoding lipopolysaccharide biosynthesis protein, with the protein MKRIAAALTGMFAKMGASQVARGMLKLAFGSGVARLISIASIPILSRLYTVEDFGLLSVFSSSMLLLMPLTTFRYAVAIPLPRSESAAFSLVALSGLLITASTIVIGVVLFLFAEPMLSVLGAEKIAPWWWLLVLGSAAGAVYEVLIMWGTRHRHYGIIARAQVVQAAMSEAIKIGLGLLSVQPLGLMIGQAVGYSGGTGRLLRLFQSDFRRLARRTTLYRIKIIARRYIGFPKFRLIAQIILVLSTQAPIFFTSAIYGVESTGNLGLAMMAVSIPFLLIGQAISRSYFGEIAHLALKEPQRIKSVFYGTLLQLLFISLVPSLILIFFGEPILTFFLGANWVVAGEMASILALMITPQLISSSLLRTFDVMDKHHQVLYLYIQRFALIACVYLTAYWLELDVLTTLWIYAIVTSLHYGIQLLAIIKTAKGWWT; encoded by the coding sequence GTGAAACGCATCGCCGCAGCTCTCACTGGCATGTTTGCGAAAATGGGGGCGTCACAGGTTGCACGGGGCATGCTGAAACTCGCCTTTGGCAGCGGTGTTGCCCGGCTGATCAGCATTGCATCGATCCCCATCCTGTCGCGCCTTTATACGGTCGAAGATTTCGGCCTGCTTTCGGTATTTTCATCGTCAATGCTGCTGCTGATGCCCTTGACGACATTCCGTTACGCCGTTGCAATTCCTCTGCCCCGTAGCGAATCCGCCGCCTTCTCACTTGTCGCGCTTTCGGGTCTGCTGATAACTGCGTCCACTATAGTGATCGGCGTCGTGTTGTTCTTGTTTGCCGAACCGATGCTATCGGTTCTAGGCGCCGAGAAAATAGCGCCGTGGTGGTGGCTCTTGGTTCTGGGCTCGGCGGCGGGGGCGGTTTACGAGGTCCTGATCATGTGGGGCACCCGACACCGCCATTACGGGATCATCGCACGTGCGCAGGTCGTGCAAGCGGCCATGAGCGAAGCGATCAAGATCGGTCTGGGCCTGTTGTCGGTACAACCTTTGGGCCTGATGATCGGTCAGGCGGTGGGATACAGCGGCGGAACGGGGCGGCTGCTCCGGCTTTTCCAGAGCGATTTCAGACGCCTCGCCCGCCGAACCACGCTTTACCGCATCAAGATCATCGCACGCCGCTATATCGGCTTCCCCAAGTTCCGCCTGATCGCGCAGATCATCCTGGTCTTATCGACACAGGCCCCGATCTTTTTCACGTCGGCAATTTACGGGGTCGAGAGTACCGGAAATCTTGGTCTGGCGATGATGGCCGTGTCCATTCCGTTCCTTCTGATTGGACAGGCAATCAGCCGCTCGTACTTTGGCGAGATCGCCCATCTGGCATTGAAGGAACCACAGCGCATCAAATCGGTGTTCTACGGGACACTTTTGCAACTTCTTTTCATCAGTCTTGTACCTTCCTTGATCCTGATCTTCTTCGGAGAACCCATTCTCACGTTCTTCCTGGGCGCGAATTGGGTGGTTGCGGGCGAAATGGCCTCGATCCTGGCGTTGATGATCACACCGCAACTCATCTCATCGTCCCTGCTGCGCACTTTTGACGTGATGGATAAACACCATCAAGTTTTGTATCTTTATATCCAGCGTTTTGCGCTTATCGCTTGTGTCTATCTTACAGCGTATTGGCTGGAACTGGATGTTCTGACCACACTTTGGATTTATGCCATCGTCACGTCACTTCACTACGGCATTCAATTGCTTGCCATCATCAAGACAGCAAAAGGCTGGTGGACATGA